A region of the Sarcophilus harrisii chromosome 3, mSarHar1.11, whole genome shotgun sequence genome:
AATGCTCATCATCCCCTTCACATTCCTCTCCAAGAGGTTGCCTTACTGCCAAGGAAACATCATCCCTCACACTTACTGTGACCACATGTCTGTAGCTAAGGTGTCCTGTGGAAATGTCAAAATCAATGCTATCTATGGTCTGATGGTTGCTTTACTAATAGGTGTGTTTGATATCTGCTGCATCTCTGTGTCTTATACCATGATTCTCCGGGCTGTATTGAGCCTCTCCTCTGCAGATGCTCGACACAAAGCCTTTAGTACCTGCACATCTCACATTTGTGCTATAGTTATTACTTATGTTCCTGCTTTCTTCACTTTATTTACCCATCGCTTTGGAGGACACACTATTCCCCATCACGTTCACATCCTTGTGGCCAATTTTTACTTACTTCTGCCTCCCACAATGAACCCTATTGTTTATTATGTAAAAACCAAGCAGATCAGAGAAGGAGTGATCAAACTCTTATTTGGGGAAAAAGGTGTCTTGGTTTAAAAACTGTTGAACATCAAGGACTAGGTGTCAGAGAATactcaagaaaagaaagagaagcagaaactTGTAGAAAGGGCTTATGAAGGAGGGAGTAAATatgaagtaagaaaaaattaTTCCAGTACACAAAATTCATGACTCCCATTCCATTCCATTACAATGACTGAGCTTTCTTGTAGACAATGGTGgaagataaatagaaaggaagaagagttcCCACAAATGATGAGAATTTAGTTCATGAAGCAAATTTTACCATAAAAAATTTTTGTGATAAATCTCAGAGtcctataaatacatatataatgagTACAGATACTCTAAGTTCATTTTGAAcagagatttgaaaaaagaatgtaGTGAAGTTTACATGAATAAAGAATGGATTCAGCAACAAATGTTGTCAACActtcaaacaaataaacaatgcCTACCTGCTATGTGCTTCTGTATTTGATTATTTTCCCAGAACTgtgttaaatgaaaaatatatataatgagaaaTCGGTAAAGATTGAGAAGGGAGATGAAGaggccattttattttttgtttgttttttgtttgtttgtttgtttttgtattcagcagttaataaatggaaatatatttatttatttatttttattttattttatttttaaataactttttattgacagaacctatgccagggtaattttttacaacattatcccttgcactcacttctgttccaatttttcccctccctccctctaccctctccccccagatggcaagcagtcctatacatgttaaatggattacaatagatcttggatacaatatataagtgcagaactaaacagttttcttattgttcagggagaattgcatttagaagttataaataacctgggaagaagaacaaaaatgcaagaagtttatattcattgcctagtgttctttctttgggtgtagctgcttctgtccatccttgatcaattgaaactaagttagatcttgtctttgttgaagaaatccacttccatcagaatacatcctcatacagtatcgttgttgagtaactggttctgctcattttgctcagcatcagttcatgtaagtctcgccaatcctctctgtatttgtcctgctggtcatttcttacagaacaataatattccataacattcatataccacaatttactcaaccattctccaattgatgggcatccattcattttccagcttctggacactacaaacagggctgccacaaacattttggcaaatacaggtccctttcccttttttagtaactctttggggtataagcccagtagagacattgctggatcaaagggtatgcacagtttgataactttttaggcatagttccaaattggaagagcccattttaaagagaattagaaagggaaacagaaacaaagaacaatatGTAAAGATGCCACGCAAAGGATGGCAGCAGAagggagaaagatgaaaatattttctactaGGCTGCCTTTTTTGGGCTACctgttttccaaatattttagtcaagccaacaagcatttattaaacatttactagatgtcagacattgtactaagtgctagagatgcagatataagcaaaaagaagacATCTTGTCtacagggagcttatattctaatgaaaagaccagaaactCATACCATAGCTCATTTCTCAGGAGTAGATTCACAGGTGGGAAAGTGTTCCCTTCTTCCTATGGATGTAGGAAATCCTCATATCATTCAGCTTTCCTTTCTATTAAAgacctctgaaatcccttttcctgataggaaaaaataaaacccactCATTTTCATCAATCTTTTGTAAGAGGcaattcttttgcttctttcttctgAGCATTGCTATTTTTTCCTGACCTCAGTTGCAAAAATTGATTTCCCTGCCCTCCAAAATATGTTGGATCTGATAAGAGCCCTGAATTTCTCCAGTCCTTCTTATTgtattatttactatttctttttctttctttctttctttttcttttttctttctttctctctttctctctctttctctttctttctttcttttttttttactgaatttatTGAACTCTAAAATTTCTGGAGGTGTTTGTAAAGCAAAATGGTACTATGAGCTATGCCTTGCATGGTTAGTCCAAGAGAGACAGCTCACAGTGAATAGTTCTGACAAAAGGTGatccaatggagaaggaaatggaaaactattcaatatctttatcaagaaaactccattcAGGGTGGAGAAGAATTGGACCTGACTGAATGCCTGAACAATCACAACAACAACCCAAAGCATTTGGTAAGTCTCCTCTAAAGGGTGTAGTTACATTTTGGTAACAAGAAATTTAGTGATGGCATTCTGGAAAAAGCAGTGTGTGAGGGTTGTGTTCTCCTTTCAATGCCAACATATGAAGATATAATTCTTTTCCAGGGAACTCATTCACACTCTTTGGTTCTCCATTGACCTTTGTTGACTGATATAACTCTAGCATTGATGTAAGATTCCTCACCCAGATTTTGGTCACCTAGAAAAGGAAACCATCTCCTCAACTCTACTGCTATGTCTATATCTTGGGGAAAAGCCCTATTTCCGTGATATTTGTCTCTTACCAACATCATTACTTCTGGAAGGCATCAAAAATTTTAGTGTCCTTGGGTTCAGTTCTTACATTTGACATTACCTGTGTGaacccaagaaaataatttaacttctctagatctcagtttcttcatctgtaaaataaggccgGAGTTAATGTGATGTTTTCTGAAACCCCTTTATAAATCTAGGATTCTATCATTCTGTTTTAGGCTTAATACCAAAAAGACAAGCCAGATTTGGAAACCAAGCAATGCCACTGATGGAAAATGGAGAGCTACCTAGAAAGTTTGGAGTtctctagaaaaaaatgattccaATACtggatatttctatttttgtcatctttgataATTTTGTGGGTTTGAAGTGGAACTTTAAGATTGatttgctttgtatttcttttattattattgatttggaactttttttaTAGTTATGaatactttttaattctttttgtaattttttgtttatatcttttgatcatttatctattcagGAAAGATTATCAAACATTTGTCAATGGTTAACTATATTAACTTTCAAATAATATCCCTTTAAGATCAATTGTCTGCTTCATTAAAGTGGTTGAACTGACAAATATTAACAATAACTTGGCAAGACCCAATCTCAACCTAGTTATGTCATTAAAAGAACATGTCTatgacctttcttttctttttcatatcaacatgaaaagctttttatttgcttgAATCAAAAGAAAGACAATCTATCTCCAATTATTGATAGTAATCATACATCAAGGTAATACTTTCATTAGCAAAAGTCAATAGTGGGGTGTCTACATTTCCAGTTTCATGTAAATTATTCTATCATAAgtattatttgaataaaacacATTTAATCAACAATCATCTCTTATGGGaaacattaattttatattagGAGTAATTCTGAATGAGAGGAGGAAATCTgagatattgtttcattttttttatcacttGTCAACTCAAGCAAGAGAATAATCTGAGTCTGGACTCTGAACTTAGAACGTTTCTTCCATGATTTTTTCAAGTACAAAATTTGGgctcaataaatcaattaatctaGCAACAGCTATATATTGTGTTCACTATAAATTGGATTCTCTATTTTGCACAACCATCATTTCATACAAATTGTGAGAACATGGACATCTAAGAGGAATTTTGGCTAGTTTCATGAAGAGATAGCTCTGAGATTGAACTTTGGAGATttcaaaaggcagaaatgagaagagTTTGTCCCGATGTCTCAGGAATCGTATCTGCAAATATTCAAAAATGGAGGAAAGTGTAGAGGGCCGCAGATAGTGGGgcaactctgggtgaggtataagacccttcagctcagaggaaacctgctaacaatatctggtttggttccccatttttttccttcgGTGTTCTCACCTCACTTTGACGTTCatgccctccctgatttctcaggactgaagggtcttatacctcatccagagttctcccactatctGCAGTCCTTTATAGGAAGGAAATGTGAAATTAAGGACACAGCCAGTAATCAGTCCACTTTGGTTGATGGAGGGGTAAAGGTTAGGAAGGTAATTTGGAGGGTGTGAAGGCTCAATAGATGGACTCAATCTCCCTGGAGATTTTCTCCCCAAAACATAGCAATCATTTGTAGATTTTTACTAAAATCAGTTTACACTGGAATTATGGAATAGGTGATAAAGTTAAATATTCTTGAAAAAGTAActattcttattaaaattataatattcttctctgaTGGAAGGAAATCCACATACTCCAATGTTCAAAAGTTAATTTCAATGACTATGTAATTCTCCTTGCATGTTATTTATGCAATGATATTGATCTTAATCTTGTTCATAATTATTAACATCTTATCTCCATTCAGGCTAAAAGTAATGTTTCTAGataatcatttttgtttgtttcttaccCTCTCCTCTaggcaatatatgtatataaagacatTGTAATTGggtatcaaattcttttttcactGAAAGAAATATACTAAGGCCAtttatacttctttttgtttctgttattaTTTAACTTTATGTCTTTGGTggttttatcattatctttctgaATATATTCCCATAATATTTAGAAAATCATACCTGGAGGCAAAAATTTTGGAGGGAAGAATTAAAATTGTCTGCTGATTTTGAACTATAATCTACCTCTGTAAAGAAGGAAGGGTGatgcattttctcatctttcctttaGAGACAAACTTGATAATTATAATGACTCATTGTTCaattttctacttctttcctaTAACTGAACAAGCTCCATCAGGAAATAATGTTTCCACCTTGTTTCTTTCCCCCTAAAATTTTAAACTACAGCATACTAAGTTTGCACCAACAATGTTTGCATTTAactattcatttgttcattgaaTTAACTACATTTCTAGAAGCAAATCacccagaaaaaaatattcccaaaGAACATTGTACCTTTAAGAGAGTTTCTTCAAAGTGAATTTAGTTTTTATGAtccattaaatttaaatattattactttGTCTTTGATAAAGAGTAGTATAAGATCGCTAAGACAGCTTTGAATATGAATATTCCTATtaagatgtgatttttcttgtataaagtTAAATAGCTACAATAATATGGTTCCAAGAGTTGTGATATTCAGATTCAGGAGTCATTCTCAAAATACAATAATATGGTTCCAAGAGTTGTGATATTCAGATTCAGGAGTCattctcaaaataattattttcacaaaGAACAGACAATATAGAATTGTATAGCATAGTAGGGCAAAATATAGAATTGTATAACATAGCAGGGCAAAACCATGAAATATTTCATGGCTGAAAAAGCTCTGTCTTGTTCAATATTCAAATAGTATCATAGTCAGTGGAGCTCTTTCCTCTGTATTCAATAGGAATGTGAGATTTTATATGGATTTTGAATACTGGGGAGATCTCTCAACAAAAGGTTTCTTTCCATGAGTAACAAATGACAGATTTATatggtgtgtatatgtatgcaattCAAAGAATGCTGAAAGCGCTAACAGGTTTTGAATCCTGGCTCCAACATATATCTCTTTGACTATGAGGAAGTTACTCCCACTATCTAATCCTCTATTTTCTCCTGTGATGTGTAGGTAATAATAACTATAGTACCTATTTCCAAAGATTGTCATGTGATCCAATAATATGGCAATTACTGTGCTGTGTctgggagatacaaagacaaaaataattaaagcaatCTTTGCTTTCGAGGAAATTATATTCTATCAAAATGGAAATCATGCAGACACATGTAACTAGAGGAATAATTACTAAATAATTATGTGGAATAATTACTAAATAAACGCATTGTTGGTAAAAAGAAGACAAGAAGGAAAGACAGTAGGAAATGGGCTGATTAGGGAAGACATTGTTAGAAAGTGAGAAATGAGCTGCATATTTAAAATAGTGAATCAGACATGAGAAATTTATTTCTGGAATGGGTCAAGGATGCAGAAATGGAAATTGGGGTGCCCTATTTAATGAATAGAGAGTGTAGTTTGGTTGTACTCTCATTAATGAATGCAGGAAGGGGATActaaaaagataatttggagCAAGATGATAAAGgggtttaaaaatgaaaattttatcttagaggcaatagaaATTAATTAACCAAAGAGAAATCATTAAATATGAAAAGGGACATGAGGCAAGAAAACCAATAGGAAATGTTTACTGTTTTTCGAGAGATTTGCAGTAAGGTGATGGTTATGTAGGTAGAGAAGAAGGGATTGCATGGGAGAGATATTGTGGGGGTAAAATTGGTAAACTTGACAATTGACTGTATCTGGGTAAAGGAGATTGAGGAGGCATTCTAATGACAAGGTTACAAAGCTCcttgaaattaaataatacatataaaatcttttgcaaaatttaaagcactgtataaatgttagctgttctTATGGATATTGTTTAATGTTTTTGAATATGCTAAAACATATGGCAAATTCAAGGAGTGAATATTTATCAGATCTCATCTTATTCACAACAAGGAACAATAAAAAAGCTATGCAAGTGTGGGCAATGCCATTTTGACCTAGAAAATCTGTTAATTTCAGAGGAGGAAGTGAATTCttgaaatagtcccattttagaaaaaagaaatagaacaagctattaatcaactccctaagaaaaaatccccaggaccaaatggatttacatgtgaattctactaaacatttaaaaaacaattaactccaatgttatatataaactatttgaaaaaaatagggaataaaggactcctaccaaattccttttatgacacagacatggtactgatacctaaacaagataagttgaaaacagagaaagaaaattatagaccaatctccctaatgaatattgatgcaaaaatcttaaataaaatattgccaaaaatattagagaaaatcattcccaggataatacaccatgactaagtaggatttacaccaggaatgcagggctggttcaatattaggaaaactattagcctaattgactatatcaataaccaaattaacaaaaaccatatgatcatctcagatgcagaaaaagcatttgataaaatccaaatccattcctattgaaaacacttgaaagtatatgaatagatggacttccttaaaataatcagtagcatctatttaaaaccatcagtaagcatcatatgtaatggggatgaactggaaacattcccaataagatcaggaatgaaaaaaggttgcccactatcaccattactattcaatattgtattagaaatggtagcttCGGTAAtataaattgagaaagagattaaaggaattagattaggtaatcaggaaaccaaattatcactctttgcagatgatatgaatgtatacttagagaatccaagagattctactaaaaagctattagaaataaaccatacctttagcaaagttgcaggatgcaaaataaatccacataagtcatcatcattcttatatatcactaataaaatccaacagttagaaatacaaaaaaaattttcgtTTAAAgtgtagtataaaatatttgggcatctatctgccaagggaaagtcagtaaatatatgagcaaaactacaaaacactttccacacaaataaagtcagatctaaccaattggaaaaatattaagtgctcttggatagggtgagcaaatataataaagatgacattactacctaaactaatctatttagtgttatgccaatcagactcccaaaaaactattttaatgacctagaaaaaataacaacataattcatctggaaaaacaaaaggtcaagactttcaagggaactaatgaaaaaaaaatcaaatgaaggtctagctgtaccagatctaaaattatattataaagcagcagttatcaaaaccatttggtattggctaagaaatagactagttaattaatggaataggttaggttcaaaggacaaaata
Encoded here:
- the LOC100923870 gene encoding olfactory receptor 52N2 is translated as MSNSNSSSLTPIFFILNGVPGLEASHIWISLPICSMYLIAVLGNSGLLYLIHHEESLHRPMYYFLALLSFTDVTLCTTTVPNMLCIFWFNLKEITFNACLVQMFFVHVLTGMESGVLMLMALDRYVAICYPLRYTTILTNSVIAKAGFITFLRGAMLIIPFTFLSKRLPYCQGNIIPHTYCDHMSVAKVSCGNVKINAIYGLMVALLIGVFDICCISVSYTMILRAVLSLSSADARHKAFSTCTSHICAIVITYVPAFFTLFTHRFGGHTIPHHVHILVANFYLLLPPTMNPIVYYVKTKQIREGVIKLLFGEKGVLV